The following proteins are encoded in a genomic region of Necator americanus strain Aroian chromosome II, whole genome shotgun sequence:
- a CDS encoding hypothetical protein (NECATOR_CHRII.G8470.T1) gives MDVSRPELCLRLEITVDIKFAFDATNDMLVIGENRKKNYDVDIELNELDMGMNRRTWTGLLDLAGLLGVEETDDDIAKKPEADQNLTIKPKICPLRVGCAARVRSWRIDMNYPANSTRLGAIRLENAMLNSTLKLHETVETLSIALLVDGLRIDDRTPFFSELYPERLVLCHGGASVLPSHAEVTILKYLGEDSTRECDLRVGIVVPETMQLYYVHTHRFFCALTDFWLQFNELQDQVAKSKRIYVVDGLRSKVALDVDVKCPTSIVLPLNQCSDQLLVLESNGLRLHNAFKPMSHVDDVFQKNCVDKDYGYDASVDCLLDCLKVVLTELRAYEGRRVVTPPRKDDTTVRIIGRGAFDSFAMVSSMESVFSRRFDLFVDVFRNLDGIRSHNAPDLTVLTSISKLTWRMTSDFYVLFRGVLEKNFGDTLIPIAETIPIEILQKPTTGCEVGSDSKYATLSFRLLLDEVQLDCQVPLQDFGPSPNTLFGQRFTPFAIMQLQSARVSFDVFIDGQSELDLVCEKSHLLDNRKVQLGSGTKNLFTTILQPRESTGNNFPLMSEAHIMMRKDEVPVVTLVLMHSRVLLLYDWLNDAKSFIMLSTDFVPKYRDDPVRYVANGGVLARMGSAPLEQQQTVALKITIRDSDLYFLENPNLDNSFAVVATTNAVLNLNDTGNMISANLEIQNMAVAWCCMKDEKRTLNQCSNEFSIAVSMAMTDPVTPATEAPRGLPSLAIKRHSLEIDINGMIGRLSYKDMRVLRATADGFIKNFYENCSKTMVPTIGTPPSPKSIEIGRVLLKTARADLWLLDDFQGSSIPLLRVSLSNLSIDRQSEDRLVSNFALSADYFNQRVFGWEPMVEKWSVLRFLMVRKDNTQNVDLVAESRSTLDINITQQLMQQAVQFASRWPAIRASFERDDFRNSCARSRSDHLPYLFKNETGCEVMFSTAVEDIQLARNQQRRATVRWITVPKDKEHTFEFPARLLLYSHSEREPPRQVIVKVNGWDEISPVHVDACGTYFRLVKAVKKGMPMARVVIRVTMEKDGKKVVAVRSSIDIHNQLPHQLAVFSAEDGKELMLVEPSQSRPVPLQFAHCQFMVRPEGCQVHEKAEIIWKNVRVAGETLNKTEYLESSKSYYNYWMCTSVRREHYPDHEGLPGHSIYVVAPLTIQNLLPIDVEIHILDHVFPVAAGKLHMISIVDITKTLAIRVVTDRLRTVQECHISKSSIGEGQLVSLRLQDANKRPLDMYGNVRLGVGGSISLSLWVPYWIVNKSGIPLILKQEAADSEAAGQMAEHEQAKDRHPLMFSFADDGCPKQCVVRVGHGLAKEANYRPRYSHKFALTPGVQALKLSVVHETLPTLYYNIGVEVRAGTGRYKDTQVVLLTSRYVISNQSSFTLSVCHHDLIDRVSEHVHIASQCSLVWNENYEDCRQMCVRRSDVRHWSCPFRIDRIGSFHITMRDADETPRFVRVEIILNSAVFCVTFTDADYYPPPIRIENQSDVPVLYQQQSEGPIGQHLRTICKARSHIDYAWDDLYGSRRMVLQVYENKSHVYDPSVKGIGPQLVYENHIYIQLAASFNNVSSSKRTEENELVLETLQKGKVILNKQNRVDANSGNQLWVLCKDGCIENIGMSYRSKTRMVLDVLERMGFQLMMTPRQSSRDRFQKWKFSSDGRLYCQGLSNMAVTHRSPEIFMMRCESNRGDVVDPSSQVWRVQRQRPGSGTLEVECLHSGPTLVVRITDREDRLRCTSVPSIMKSIKPAGLEMNVTMRAGLGISLVNGCHEELLYARFGGIVLSAKRLEETYLMTGSVDVIQIDNQLLNSDKWQVLHCQPETIGADEDGYGSYVNGDLPPGVSGTPRPALKLEMNCTPMKHYDAFDCFRIKLCDLDVQLDELLLWKLVQFAQASDAASSVQQKTLSLPPNTDLERPDPFRTRRWYFGTLVLEMGQISLSVVTVSKSSLPPECRQLKQQFNIKLVSFENATVSLPPFRQFHYFETSSFLLESLQKFYFAELQKQTLNIVVTLDAFGNPQGLVTDLKDSFQGLFIEGDLQRFVAGLGYGVSNSISKLASSAASGVGALTFDQEHEAKRRHNMIRSHSTTTTPLSHLYSGVKGLGVGVLGGMTAIVTNTIAESRKSGIMAGAIRGITTGAVDTVTKPVQGLFDLVEGTASAMKELAGPSTGSGRRSAASGRVRPPRLCRNLYHLLPPYSLQLANAQMEMMRINGYSTKERLLDVEVCLEQFKGEDLIRQYVLISTRQCYVCRQVNAEPSSVIFRIPYKYLRSVQPRPELENSLASLEVILDTDDKRTHPSHIWCGRFEVARRLAEKTMRAKHEYDHSKRTLTAQEYETG, from the exons ATCTGCCCATTACGTGTTGGCTGCGCTGCACGAGTACGATCCTGGCGTATTGACATGAACTATCCGGCGAATTCAACGCGGTTAGGAGCAATTCGACTGGAAAACGCTATGTTAAATTCAACA CTGAAATTACATGAAACTGTAGAGACGTTATCGATAGCGTTACTTGTTGACGGGCTACGGATTGACGATCGCACACCATTCTTTTCGGAACTGTATCCGGAAAGATTAGTGTTATGTCATGGTGGTGCAAGCGTTTTACCTAGTCATGCGGAGGTTACAATTCTGAA GTATTTGGGCGAAGACAGCACCAGAGAATGTGATCTTCGAGTTGGTATAGTGGTACCGGAGACGATGCAGTTGTACTATGTTCATACGCACAG ATTCTTCTGCGCTTTGACGGACTTTTGGTTGCAGTTCAATGAACTTCAGGATCAAGTAGCCAAGAGCAAGCGGATCTAC GTTGTCGATGGATTGCGTTCAAAAGTCGCCCTCGATGTGGATGTCAAATGTCCAACGAGCATTGTACTTCCACTGAACCAGTGCAGTGATCAACTTCTTGTTCTGGAATCAAATGGACTTCGATTACATAACGCATTCAAACCGATGAGCCATGTGGATGATGTGTTCCAGAAGAATTGTGTTGATAAGGACTATGGATACG ACGCTTCTGTTGATTGTTTGCTGGATTGCCTGAAAGTAGTGCTGACTGAGTTACGAGCTTATGAAGGGCGTCGTGTGGTGACACCTCCCAGAAAGGATGACACG ACTGTACGCATAATTGGTCGCGGAGCTTTTGATTCGTTTGCGATGGTTAGTTCGATGGAATCAGTGTTTAGTCGCCGCTTCGACCTATTCGTTGATGTTTTCCGAAATCTGGACGGTATCCGATCGCATAACG CACCTGATTTGACAGTGCTGACTAGTATAAGTAAATTGACGTGGCGAATGACATCGGATTTCTACGTTTTGTTTCGTGGTGtgcttgagaaaaattttggtGATACCTTGATCCCAATTGCTGAGACAATTCCGATTGAAATACTGCAAAAACCGACTACAGGATGT GAAGTGGGTTCCGATTCCAAATATGCCACGCTTTCGTTTCGTTTGCTTTTGGATGAAGTGCAGCTAGATTGTCAG GTCCCACTGCAAGACTTTGGCCCGTCGCCTAATACTTTGTTTGGTCAACGTTTCACTCCTTTTGCTATCATGCAGCTTCAAAGTGCCCGTGTCAGCTTCGATGTTTTTATTGACGGTCAAAGCGAATTGGATTTGGTTTGTGAGAAAAGTCACCTACTGGACAACAGAAAAG TTCAACTTGGTAGCGGAACGAAGAATTTGTTCACTACAATCCTTCAACCTCGTGAATCTACGGGAAATAA tttcccTTTGATGTCCGAAGCTCACATAATGATGCGGAAAGATGAAGTCCCGGTGGTCACACTTGTTCTGATGCACTCGCGTGTCTTACTATTGTACGACTGGCTGAATGATGCGAAGAGCTTCATTATGCTTAGCACGGACTTTGTTCCAAAAT ATCGAGACGATCCCGTCCGTTACGTGGCAAACGGAGGAGTGCTGGCACGAATGGGCAGCGCCCCACTGGAGCAACAACAAACTGTAGCACTGAAAATTACTATAAG GGATTCGGATCTCTATTTCCTGGAAAACCCAAACCTGGACAACAGTTTTGCCGTGGTAGCGACCACTAACGCTGTCTTGAACCTGAATGACACTGGCAACATGATTTCGGCTAATTTGGAAATACAG AATATGGCTGTCGCATGGTGTTGTATGAAAGATGAGAAGCGAACGTTGAATCAGTGCTCGAATGAGTTCAGCATAGCGGTAAGTATGGCAATGACTGACCCGGTTACACCAGCAACAGAAGCACCGCGAGGTTTGCCTTCGTTGGCTATCAAGAGACATTCTTTAGAG ATCGATATTAATGGGATGATAGGCAGGCTCTCTTACAAAGATATGCGAGTTTTACGTGCAACAGCTGATGGTTTCATCAAAAACTTCTACGAGAATTGCTCAAAGACGATGGTTCCAACCATAGGAACACCACCATCACCAAAAA GCATCGAAATCGGACGAGTTTTGCTAAAGACTGCACGTGCAGATCTTTGGCTACTGGACGATTTTCAAGGCAGTTCAATACCACTGCTGAGGGTGTCATTGTCAA ACCTATCGATCGATCGGCAGTCGGAAGACCGTTTGGTGTCGAATTTCGCTTTATCGGCTGATTACTTTAATCAACGAGTATTTGGGTGGGAGCCAATGGTTGAGAAATGGTCGGTGCTAAGATTCCTCATGGTGAGGAAGGACAACACACAAAATGTGGATTTGGTGGCTG AATCAAGAAGTACGTTGGACATCAATATCACCCAACAACTAATGCAACAAGCGGTGCAGTTTGCTTCAAGATGGCCAGCAATTCGTGCGTCGTTCGAGCGCGACGATTTCCG GAATTCGTGTGCACGATCGCGTTCGGACCACTTGCCATATCTCTTCAAAAATGAGACCGGTTGTGAGGTTATGTTCAGTACTG CTGTCGAAGACATCCAATTAGCTAGGAATCAGCAACGAAGAGCAACAGTACGATGGATTACTGTCCCCAAGGACAAGGAGCATACATTTGAATTTCCTGCGCGATTGCTACTTTACTCG CATTCCGAGCGTGAACCTCCACGTCAAGTAATAGTGAAAGTGAACGGCTGGGATGAGATTTCACCTGTTCACGTGGATGCCTGTGGAACATACTTTAGGCTTGTTAAAGCAGTGAAG AAAGGTATGCCAATGGCAAGAGTAGTGATCCGAGTGACGATGGAAAAAGACGGGAAAAAGGTGGTGGCGGTGAGATCATCGATCGACATTCATAATCAGCTACCACATCAGTTGGCGGTTTTTAGTGCTGAAGACGGAAAAG AACTAATGCTCGTTGAGCCGTCACAATCCAGGCCAGTTCCTCTACAGTTCGCTCATTGCCAGTTTATGGTGAGACCAGAGGGCTGTCAAGTCCACGAGAAG GCGGAAATAATCTGGAAAAATGTGCGAGTAGCAGGCGAAACGCTCAATAAGACAGAATATTTGGAAAGTTCTAAGAGTTACTATAACTACTG GATGTGCACATCAGTTCGTCGCGAACACTATCCTGACCACGAAGGTTTGCCTGGTCATTCAATTTATGTGGTAGCACCACTTACAATCCAG aatctcttaccgattgATGTTGAAATCCATATTTTGGATCATGTGTTCCCCGTAGCGGCAGGAAAACTGCATATGATAAGCATA GTTGACATAACGAAAACACTTGCGATACGTGTAGTCACAGATCGGCTACGGACCGTTCAAGAGTGCCACATATCAAAATCCAGCATAGGAGAGGGACAGCTTGTGTCGTTGAG GCTACAAGATGCCAACAAACGTCCGTTGGATATGTATGGTAACGTTCGACTTGGTGTTGGAGGCTCTATCTCATTGTCCTTGTGGGTCCCATATTGGATAGTAAACAAGTCAG GTATTCCTCTAATTCTCAAGCAAGAAGCTGCTGATAGCGAAGCAGCTGGCCAGATGGCTGAGCATGAGCAGGCTAAGGACCGGCATCCGTTGATGTTTAGCTTTGCTGACGATGGTTGTCCGAAACA ATGCGTGGTACGAGTTGGACATGGTCTTGCTAAGGAAGCAAACTACCGGCCACGTTACAGCCACAAGTTTGCCTTAACTCCTGGTGTACAAGCACTAAAACTTAGCGTTGTACATGAAACACTACCAACTTT GTACTATAACATTGGTGTGGAGGTCCGTGCTGGAACGGGGAGATACAAAGATACTCAAGTAGTGCTGTTAACTTCTCGCTATGTCATAAGTAATCAGTCATCGTTCACGTTATCCGTCTGCCATCATGATCTCATTGAt CGAGTATCTGAGCACGTGCACATTGCATCACAATGCAGTTTGGTATGGAATGAAAATTACGAGGATTGTCGACAGATGTGTGTACGTAGAAGCGATGTACGACATTGGAGTTGTCCTTTTCGAATAGATCGGATAGGATCATTCCATATTACAATGAG AGATGCCGATGAAACGCCGAGATTTGTTCGCGTTGAGATAATTCTGAACAGTGCCGTTTTTTGTGTAACATTCACGGATGCTGATTACTATCCGCCGCCTATTCGAATAGAAAATCAATCAGAC GTACCTGTTTTATATCAACAACAATCAGAGGGTCCCATTGGCCAGCATCTAAGAACTATCTGTAAAGCAAGAAGTCACATTGACTACGCTTGGGATGATTTGTACGGAAGTCGAAGAATGGTGCTGCAG GTTTATGAAAACAAGAGCCATGTTTACGATCCGTCGGTGAAAGGGATTGGACCTCAACTTGTATACGAGAATCATATCTACATACAACTAGCGGCTTCATTTAACAA TGTTTCGAGCTCTAAAAGAACGGAAGAGAATGAATTAGTCCTCGAAACCCTTCAAAAAGGAAAGGTGATCCTGAACAAGCAGAACAGGGTGGATGCGAA CAGCGGCAATCAACTTTGGGTACTGTGTAAGGACGGGTGCATAGAGAATATAGGAATGTCGTATAGATCTAAGACAAGAATG GTGCTGGATGTCCTGGAACGAATGGGATTCCAACTGATGATGACGCCTCGGCAATCCTCTCGTGATCGATTCCAGAAATGGAAGTTCTCATCG GATGGTCGACTGTATTGTCAAGGTCTTTCCAACATGGCCGTTACCCATCGATCGCCGGAAATTTTCATGATGAGATGTGAATCAAACCGTGGTGACGTAGTGGACCCTTCTTCTCAG GTCTGGCGCGTACAACGTCAACGGCCAGGTAGCGGAACGTTAGAGGTCGAATGCTTGCATAGTGGCCCAACTTTG GTAGTACGAATAACTGACCGCGAGGATCGTTTGAGATGTACGTCAGTGCCGTCCATAATGAAGTCGATAAAGCCAG CTGGCCTGGAAATGAATGTCACTATGAGAGCTGGTCTTGGTATATCGTTAGTCAATGGATGTCATGAGGAATTGCTGTATGCAAGATTTGGAGGAATCGTCCTAAGCGCAAAGCGACTGGAGGAAACTTATCTAATGACGGGAAGTGTGGATGTGATCCAG ATTGATAACCAGCTACTGAATTCGGACAAATGGCAAGTGCTTCATTGTCAACCAGAAACAATTGGCGCAGATGAAGATGGTTATGGGAGTTACGTCAATGGGGATCTACCACCTGGT GTCTCAGGAACGCCTCGACCTGCTTTAAAGTTGGAAATGAACTGTACACCCATGAAGCATTACGACGCTTTCGAC tgTTTCCGGATAAAGTTGTGTGATCTTGATGTACAGTTAGACGAACTACTTCTTTGGAAACTCGTTCAATTTGCTCAAGCTTCAGATGCTGCTTCAAGTGTTCAGCAGAAAACGCTCAGTTTGCCGCCAAATACTGA CTTGGAAAGACCGGATCCATTCCGAACGAGAAGATGGTACTTTGGGACATTGGTTCTTGAGATGGGTCAGATCTCCTTAAGTG TGGTGACCGTTTCAAAATCGAGCCTTCCACCGGAATGTCGACAACTGAAGCAGCAGTTCAACATAAAATTAGTTTCATTCGAGAACGCTACCGTCTCGCTGCCGCCATTCCGTCAATTCCATTACTTTGAAACGAGTTCATTCCTGCTGGAAAGTTTGCAGAAATTCTACTTTG CTGAATTACAAAAGCAAACATTGAATATAGTAGTGACGTTGGACGCATTCGGAAATCCACAAGGATTGGTGACAGATTTGAAGGATTCTTTCCAG GGTCTCTTTATCGAAGGCGACTTGCAAAGATTTGTTGCTGGCCTCGGATATGGCGTATCGAACAGTATTTCCAAG CTGGCCTCCTCTGCAGCGTCTGGAGTAGGAGCGTTGACGTTTGATCAGGAGCATGAAGCGAAACGCCGACATAACATGATACGATCACACAG CACTACAACGACACCGCTGTCCCATCTGTATTCTGGCGTGAAGGGACTTGGCGTTGGGGTCCTCGGTGGAATGACCGCAATTGTCACGAATACTATCGCGGAAAGTCGCAAAAGTGGAATAATGGCT GGTGCTATTCGTGGAATCACTACAGGAGCTGTGGATACGGTAACAAAACCGGTGCAAGGATTGTTTGATCTAGTTGAAGGAACAGCGTCAGCAATGAAAGAGTTAGCTGGACCTTCCACAGGTAGTGGACGAAGATCAGCAGCTAGCGG taGAGTGCGACCACCACGATTGTGTAGAAATCTTTACCATCTACTCCCACCCTACAGTCTACAGTTGGCAAATGCTCAAATGGAAATGATGCGAATAAATGGTTACTCTACGAAGGaacg ATTACTCGATGTGGAAGTGTGCCTTGAACAGTTCAAAGGCGAAGACTTGATACGACAGTATGTATTGATCTCTACTAGGCAGTGTTATGTGTGCAGACAG GTGAATGCAGAACCATCCAGCGTGATTTTCCGGATCCCCTACAAATATCTTAGGAGCGTTCAGCCTCGCCCAGAACTCGAAAACTCACTTGCTAGTCTAG aagtgATCCTGGATACCGATGATAAGAGAACTCATCCATCACATATATGGTGTGGTAGATTCGAGGTGGCAAGACGGTTGGCGGAGAAAACGATGCGAGCAAAGCATGAATACGATCACAGTAAACGCACCCTCACCGCTCAGGAGTACGAGACTGGCTGA